The sequence AGCCAAAGAACTTAGAGAGTCACAATTTAAATTCCTAAATAAAATTGCCGAAACTAAAATAAACAAAAATCTGGAAAATATAGAAAAAAGAGAATTTTTTGCCCGCCCAGTACTGTACCAAAGAAACAAATCCGACAATTCAATCAATAAAGAAATCTCCGAGTCCGATTTCTCAGATTTGAAATCAAATGTCATTGATGTTGGAGCATGCGTACTCTGCGGAGCATGCGAATATGCATGTCCAGATAATTTAATCACAATTGATGATTCAAAACCTGAAATAAAAGGTAAATGCCCTCATGATTGCCATGCATGCTTTACAGTTTGTCCGAGAACTTTCATACCTGAAGATTTGCGAAATGACAGTTCAAAAGCACTTGGCAAGTTTATAAAAGTATTATCAGTTAAATCTTTAAAGCATGCACAAGGTCAGGACGGATCCATTGTTACAACATTACTTGACTATTTATTAACCAACAATATTGTGACAGATGCACTGATTGTGGATAAAGAAGATTATTTGGCCTGGAAGCCTTATGCAAAGATAACAAGTGATATTGATGAAGTCGTTAAATCAGGAGGGACAAAATATTCTGTTTGTCCGGTGTTCAAACCATTGAAAAATATGAAAGAGGAGGTGAATTAAATGCCGTTTACTGTTGAGAGAAAAACAGAAATATGTAAACAGAATAACAATAGACCCGGCTGCTGCTGGTATTTATGTGACAATCCTAAAAAATCATCATGTAAAAACTGTTATAGCTGTTATTCAAATTGTCCGCACAGCGTATATGAAGTAATCAATGATGAACCTCAACCGATACATCAGGAAAACTGT comes from Methanobrevibacter sp. and encodes:
- a CDS encoding Coenzyme F420 hydrogenase/dehydrogenase, beta subunit C-terminal domain — translated: MSEHKIAMVGTPCEIMAASKLQNYTDSPIDVKLGLFCMENFSYRYFGNLLKEHDLKMDDIEKFQIEKGFVFLLLKTKETVKIPLSEAKRIIRKNCEICVELTSETSDISIGSIGSDDGWSTLIIRTKKGEDIVNGAIKQKFIKAKELRESQFKFLNKIAETKINKNLENIEKREFFARPVLYQRNKSDNSINKEISESDFSDLKSNVIDVGACVLCGACEYACPDNLITIDDSKPEIKGKCPHDCHACFTVCPRTFIPEDLRNDSSKALGKFIKVLSVKSLKHAQGQDGSIVTTLLDYLLTNNIVTDALIVDKEDYLAWKPYAKITSDIDEVVKSGGTKYSVCPVFKPLKNMKEEVN